From a region of the Hypanus sabinus isolate sHypSab1 chromosome 2, sHypSab1.hap1, whole genome shotgun sequence genome:
- the LOC132403867 gene encoding probable G-protein coupled receptor 139, whose translation MAILILFQGKCGLSRCITFYLVAMATADLMIVFTDVLLYTVITFHFPGTYMDTTPAISLTLVLLSAATDISVWFTVTFTFDRFVAICCQKLRTRYCTVKMATVVLTTVSVTFSLKNIPWYFMYEPEYIVDNVPWGWVVSSTFYTETVWLAFDSLSIILTPFVPFILILLLNTLTVRHIIVTGRVRRRLQQCSGNEDHVDPEMEKRRKSIVLLFTITGSFILLWMTNVGFFLYWRTARVYDYTDVHSPHYITKQTGYMLQLLNSCTNTCIYVVTQTKFREQLKNVLIRPFSALAVWLK comes from the coding sequence ATGGCCATTCTGATCCTGTTCCaaggaaagtgcggactctcccgGTGCATCACCTTCTACCTGGTAGCCATGGCGACCGCAGATCTGATGATTGTTTTCACCGACGTGTTACTGTACACGGTTATTACCTTTCATTTCCCGGGAACTTACATGGACACCACTCCTGCAATATCTCTCACCCTCGTCCTGCTCTCTGCAGCCACTGATatctctgtctggttcaccgttaccttcacctttgatcgatttgttgCAATCTGTTGTCAGAAGCTGAGAACAAGATATTGCACGGTGAAAATGGCTACAGTGGTTTTAACAACAGTGAGTGTGACATTCAGCCTGAAGAACATCCCTTGGTACTTCATGTACGAACCTGAGTATATTGTTGACAATGTACCTTGGGGTTGGGTCGTGTCATCCACCTTTTACACTGAAACCGTCTGGTTGGCTTTTGATTCTCTGTCTATCATTTTAACCCCTTTTGTTCCATTCATCCTGATTCTACTACTCAACACTCTGACGGTCAGACACATTATAGTGACGGGCAGAGTCCGGAGGAGGCTACAGCAATGCAGTGGTAATGAGGATCACGTTGACCCAGAGATGGAGAAGCGGAGGAAATCCAttgttttactcttcaccataACCGGCAGCTTTATCCTTCTATGGATGACAAACGTTGGATTTTTTCTCTACTGGCGGACTGCTAGAGTTTATGATTACACGGATGTCCACAGCCCACACTACATCACCAAACAAACTGGCTACATGCTGCAGCTTCTGAActcctgcaccaacacctgtATTTATGTGGTGACCCAGACGAAGTTCAGGGAGCAGCTGAAGAACGTGCTCATCCGTCCATTCTCAGCACTTGCTGTTTGGTTGAAATGA